In Leptolyngbya sp. O-77, the genomic window CGCTTGCACAAAGTTGCGATCGCCCAATGCCTCGTCCAGCCGCTTTAGCACCACCACGCCGCAGCCTTCGGAGCGGACAAAGCCGTTGGCGCTGGCATCGAAACTGTGGCAGCGTCCCGTGGCGGAGAGCATCTTTGCCTTGCAAAAGTTCACCATCATCTCTGGCGACAAAATTCGGTTCACGCCGCCGACGATCGCCAGGTCGCATTCCCGCTGGCGTAAGCTCTGGCAGGCGAGATGCACGGCGACGAGGGAAGAGGCGCAGGCCGCGTCGATCGCCATGCTCGGCCCCGTGCTGCCTAGCAGATAAGATAACCGTCCGGCGGCGGTGCTGTGGGTGTTGCCCGTGGTCAGGTAAGCGTCGATGGTGTTGGGATCTTGCTGCAAAAGCTGGTGCCAGTAGTCGATGCCGCAGATGCCGACAAACACGCCAACGGCTTGCCCCATCAGACAGTGGGGCGCAATGCCGGCCTGCTCCAGCGCTTCCCAACTGACTTCCAGCAGGAGGCGCTGCTGCGGGTCGAGGCTGGCGGCTTCTCGCGGCGCAATGCGGAAAAAGGCAGCGTCAAAGTCGTACAGATGCGGCACAAACCCGCCGTGGCGCGTGTACATCTTACCGGGGACGCTGGGGTCTGGACTGTAGTATTGGTCAAGGTTCCAGCGATCGCCCGGAATTTCGGTAATCGCGTCTTTGCCCGCGTGCAGCAGCGCCCAAAAGTCGTCCGGCGTGTCTGCGCCCGGAAAGCGACAGCCCATGCCGACAATGGCGATCGGCTGGTGCTTTTCTGCCTCCAGCGCCTCTAGCTTTGCCTGGAGTTGCTGAATCGCCAGGAGGGCGCGTTTGGTGGGGGAGGCTTCGGTCATCTAGGGGTTAGGGGTTGGGGGTTAGGGGTTAGGGGTTGAGGCGATCGAGTTCGCGCAGAAGGAGAGCTTCGGCTTCGGCTTCCGTAAGTTGGGCGATCGCCGCTTCGGGATCGTTCGCCAGACGATTCGCGAAGCTGTTCGGGGTTTCGCGTGAAGAGTCATTCTTGCTTCCGTTCGCTGCCGCGTTCTTTTGAGTTGACGATGCAGATGATTCGGCACTGTCAGAGTTTGGTTCAAGCAGATGCAGCAGGTATTCCGTAAGGGTGGCGATCGTGGGATAGCTGTAGAGCAGCGCGTTGGGCAGCGGCTGGGACACTTGCTGTTGCAACTGGTGGGTTAGCTCGATGGTGGTGAGGGAGTCGAGGCCGAGATCGGTGAAGCCCTGGTGGGGGTCGAGGCTGGCAGCGGGGCAACCCAGCAGTTTAGCGACAACTTGCTGGAGGCGGGCGGCCAGGGCGGACGGGCGATCGCCCGCTGGCAGTTGGCGAAGTTCGTCAAACCAGGTCGGGGCGGGAACGGGGGCGGGCGAGTCGGGAACTCGTGGTTTGGCGTAGGGCAGCACAGCGACTTGGGGCGTGGCTTCTGAGAGCAGCGCTTTGAGAATGGTCACGCCCGTTTTGGGGGCGAGCAGCTCCATGCCCTGGGTTTGGAAGCCGTCGGCGCGGCGGGCGGCCATCCCTACGGTTGCCCAGGGGCCCCAGTTGATGCTGAGGGCGGGCAGGCCGAGCGATCGCCGCAGGTGAGCCAGCGCGTCCAGTCCGGCGTTGGCGGCGGCGTAGTTGGCTTGTCCGGCTGACCCCAGCACTGAGGCGGCGGAGGAAAACAGTACGAAGCAGTCCAGCGTCCAGTCCTGGCTGAGGTGATGCAGCGTCCACGCGCCCCGCAGTTTGGCCGCCATCACCCGCTCAAACCGCTGTGGGGTCTGGTTGGCGATCGCCCCGTCGTCCAGCACGCCCGCTGCATGAAACACACCGCGAATTGGCAAGTCGGCAAAGGGGCGCTGGGCCTGGAAAAAGTTCGTCACGGCGGCATCGTCCGCCAAGTCGAGTTGGGCAGTGGCGACGGTTGCGCCGGATTGCTCCCAGGTTGCCAACTCTGCGGCGATCGCCGGACTGGGGGCGGTTCGCCCCAGCAGCAACAGGTGCGTTGCGCCCCATTTGATTAGAGCCTTCGCCACCTGCAAGCCCAATCCGCCCAGCCCGCCTGTGATGACGTACACACTATTGGGACGCGGCGCAAAGGATGGTTTAGCGAACTCGATCGCCACTTTGCCGATGTGCTGCGCCTGCTGCATATAGCGGAAGGCATCGATCGGGCGATCACGCTGAAACTGCGTGTGGGGCAGCGGCTGAAGCTGACCCGCCTCTATTTGCGCTATCACCCGTCGCAGCATGGTCTGAATCTGGTCGGGCTGCTGCGTGGTCACCTGCATCAGGTCGATGGCGGTGTACTGCACGTCAGGGCGGAGTTGTCGCAGTTGCCAGACCAATGCCGGATCGGGCTTGCCGATTTCCACAAAGCGGCCACCAGGAGCCAGCAGCGCCGCGCTTTTGAGCATAAAGTCGCCCGTGAGGGAATTTAGCACCAGGTCGATGGGCTGGCTGCCCGCATCGCGGACGATCTCGGCGGCAAAATCGAGCGATCGCGAACTGTAAAGCCGAGTCACGCCCCGCTGTTGCAATGCCGACCACTTGCTGGGGGAAGCAGTGGCGAAAATCTCCGCGCCGATCTGTTGCGCCAGTTGCACCGCCGCCAGCCCCACGCCGCCCGCCGCCGCGTGAATCAGCACCCGTTCGCCTGATTGCAGATTGCCGATGGTTCGCAGCGCGTAGTCGGCGGTGAGCATTGCCGTGGGGAGGGTAGCGGCTTCGACAAGGGTCAGCGTCGCGGGTTTGGGAACGGCTAGCCTTGCCGAAATGGTGACAAACTGGCTGAAGCAACCGGGGGCGATCGCCACCACTACGTCACCCGGTGCAACGTCTCGCACTGCCGCGCCGACGCGCACGACTTCCCCCACGCACTCCAGCCCCAGGGGGCCCGCCTCGCCGGGATAGCGCCCCAGCGCATTTAGCACATCGCGAAAGTTCAGCCCCGCCGCCAGCACTCGCAGTTCGATTTCGTCGGCTGCGGGCGATCGCCGCTCGACCGTTTCCCAGGTGAGCCGATCAAGACTGCCTCGTTCTGCTATCTGGAGTTGCAAAGCGCGATCGCCCCCCAGCAGAGCGGCTGTATAGGGCTGAATCTGAGCAACATAGCGCTGTCCCCCGTGAATCGCTACGCAGGCATCCGCCGCGCCAGACCGCATTTCTACCCACAGCGCTGCCCCTGCGTCGGAGGCTGCACCCGGCTCCAGATCGAGGCAGCGGCACTGGAGGGCAGGATATTCCAGGGCGATCGCCCGGCCCAGCCCCCACAGCGGAGCTTGCGCCACGCCTGCCGCCTGGGTTTCAGCAGTGATGTTGGGCGACTGGCTGCCCTGCGTCACCAGCCACAGCGGAGCCTGAATGCCCTTCTGAATCAGCGCTTGCGTCAGGTGGAGCGCTCCGGCGTAGGCGGCTGTGGTGTCTGCGATCGCGGCCGCATCCAGTCCCCAGAGGTAAACGACACCGCGTATCGCCGGGTTATCCTGCAAAACCTGCTGGATGAGCGCCAGGAATTCGTCGGGGCGATCGCCCTTTACCCGCTGTGCTGCGGGCAGAGCCGATGGGCGATCGCTCGAAACCGCAACGGTGTAGGTCTGCTGCGCTGCATCCAGACATTCGATCAACTGCTGCGCCACGCCCTGAGCGTCGGCAAAGATGAGCCAGTGCCCTGCGGATGTGGAGTCGAGCAATGCGGGACGAGACGCGGGCTGCCACGCCAGTTCGTAGAGCCAGCGAGAAGCGTCGGGCGTGCGGCCCCATGCCTGCGGCGAAACGGCTTTGGCGGTCAATCCGGCGATCGCCAGCACGGGGTTTCCCTGCTTGTCGAACAGGAAAACATCAGCCGTCAGCACGTCAGCAGTCCGCTGAGTAACGGTCGCATAACTCCAGAGATGAATAGAGGAATGATTGCAAAACTGTAAGCAATCGAGACTGATGGGAACATAGGGAAACGAATGCTCAGGGGCAAGCGCCAGAACAATCTGAAAGCAGGAATCGAGCAAAGCAGGATGAATCTTGTAGTGTTCTGCTTGAGGCTTCAGAGAATCAGGAATCTGCACATACGCCAGAACGCTTTCAGGAAACTCTTGCGCCTGTTGCCAGACTCGTTTTACGCCGTGAAACTGTGGCCCGTAGTCCACACTGGGAAAGGAGTCCAGCAGTGCGGCCCAGTCGATTTCGGCCGTGTGGGTTTGCTGGAGTTGGGAGAGATTGGGGGTGGGAATCGGGGCCACAGATCCGCTGAGGGTGCCGTGAGCGTGCAGCGTCCACTCGCCATCGTCGCAGCAACTATGGATTTCGACAGTGTATCCGGTTCCGTTGGGGGAAAGGCTGGTCTGGAGCGATATTGCTCCGCAACGCTGGCGCGATCGCCCTGCGCCCGTTTCCTCATCCAGCACCAGCGGTTGCGACAGCACCATGTTTGCAAGCTGAAGCGGTGCAGATGGCAGCAGCTTTGCCCCGGCCGCCAGCGCCATTTCCAGATAGGCTGCGCCGGGAAAGGCGATCGCGCCATGAATCCGGTGATCAGCCAAAAACGGCAGGGCATCTAGCCGAAGCTGCGTATCAAATAGCGTGGTGCGGGGCGTGGCAATTTTTTGACCCAGCAGCGGATGCTCCGATGTGGAACGTGGTCGAAGCGTGACGCTTGTAGGCTGGACATCCAGCCAGTAGCGCTGCCGCTGGAAGGGATAGGTGGGCAGCGACAGGCGCTGTCGGATATAGGGCTGATCGAATCCGCGCCAGTCGATCGGGACCCCATTGCAGTAAAGCTGCTGGAGGCTGTAGATCAGCGAAGTCCAATTGTCCTGAGTGGGAGACAGGCTAGTGATCCACTGAATTTCTGAATGGTTTTGAGTATAGTTTTTAGAATGATTTGAGAATGATTCTGAGCTGCCATTAAGAATCTCTGTAGAACGATTTTGAGAATGCGCCTTAGATTCAGATTTTTCATCGTTCTGCCAGGCTTTTTGAATGGCTTTGCCCATGCCAACTAGTACGGGTTTGGGGCCACATTCCAACGCAATCGTGCAGCCAAGTTGATGCAACTGCTCCACGCTGGCGGCAAACTGCACGGGCTGGCGCAACTGCTGACACCAGTAGTCCGGTGTCGTTATTTCCTCGCCGCAAACCGTTCCCGTGAGGTTGGAGATGAGCGGGAGGCGGGGGCTAGTGAATGGAACCTGGCTGGCAACGGCCCGAAATTCGTCCACCATCGGCTCCATCATTTGGGAGTGGAAGGCGTGGGACACGGGCAGCGGCTTCACGGCGAAGTGCTGCTGCTGAACGTGGGCGATCGCTCGCTCAATCTGTGCCGTTTCACCGGAAATCACCGTATGCTGCGGGCCGTTGAGGGCGGCGATCGCCACGGTGATTCCGGCAGATTGCAGGGTGGATTGGACGGCTTCGGCGCTGGCAAACACCGCTGCCATTGCGCCGGGAGGCTGCGCTTGCATCAGCCGCCCCCGGTGCGCCACCAGCGTCAGCGCGTCTGCCAGGCTGAACACGCCCGCCACGCAGGCCGCCACATATTCGCCAATGCTGTGCCCCAAGACGACATCGGGCTGCACGCCCCAGGATCGCCACAGTTCATACAGGGCATACTCGACGGCAAACAGCGCGGGCTGGGCATAGCGGGTCTGCTGGAGGCGGTCGGCCTGCGCGTCGTCGTAGAGCAGTTCCGGCAGCGACAAGCCCAGCAGCGGCTGCAAAATTTCGTTGCACTGGGCGATCGCCTGCCGAAACACGGGCTGCGCGTCGTAGAGCGATCGCCCCATTTGGGAATACTGCGACCCTTGCCCGGTGAACAAAAACGCCACAACGGACGTGAGGCGCGGCGGTGCTGGGGGCCTCCAGCCAGCTTTTCAACTGCGCCTGGGCCTCGGCGGCGGTGGCAGCGGCGATCGCCAGTCGGTGGGCAAAGGGCGATCGCCCTGAGTTTGCCGTAAAGCACACATCGGCGAAGGGTGCGTCGGGCTGGGCGGCGAAGAACTGGACGTAGCGACGGGCCAGGGCTTGCAGGGCGGCGGGCGTTTTGGCGGAGAGCGCCAGCAGGTGCAGCGGGCGATCGGCCACGGGAGACAGCGGGCGGGAAACAGCGGGCGCTTCTTCCAGAACCACATGGGCATTGGTGCCGCCAATGCCGAGAGAATTGACACTGGCGCGGCGCGGCAAACCCTCGGTTTCCCAGTCGCGCAGCGTCGTATTCACAAAAAACGGGCTGTTGGCAAAGTCGATCTGCGGGTTGGGCTGCTGGAAATGCAGGCTGGGCGGCAGTTGGTGGTGATGCAGACAGAGGACGGTTTTAATGAAGCCGACGATGCCAGAGGCGACGTTGAGATGGCCGACGTTGGTTTTGACGGAGCCAAGGGCGCAAAACTGCGAGCGACGAGTGCCGCTGCGAAACGCTTGGGTCAGTGCAGCAACTTCGATGGGGTCGCCCAGTTCCGTGCCTGTGCCGTGCGCTTCGACGTAGGTAATGCTGTCTGGGTCAACGCCTGCCACGGCCAGGCTCTCACGGATCACGGCGGCCTGTCCATCGGCACGGGGCGCGAGGTAGCCCGCCTTTTGGCTGCCGTCGTTGCCGATGGCGGAACCCTTGACCACGGCGTAAATCTGGTCGCCATCGGCGATCGCCTCTTGCAGCCGCTTCAGCACCACCACACCCGCGCCACTGCCAAAAATCGTGCCCCGCGCCTGGGCATCGAAGGCGCGACAGTGGCCGTCTGGCGATAGGATCATTCCCTCTTGGTAAAGATGCCCCGCCCGCTGCGGCGTTTCCACCGACACGCCCCCCGCCAGCGCCAGGTCGCACTCGCCGCGCAGGAGCGACTGGCAGGCCAGATGCACCGCCACCAGCGAGGTGGAGCAGGCAGTCTGCACGTTGACACTGGGCCCCGTCAGGTTGAGCTTGTAGGATACGCGGGTGGTGAGGTAGTCCTTATCGTTGGCGATCGCCATCTGAAAGCCGCCCATCGAGCTGAGCGTCACCACGTCCAGCGAGTCGTTGGCATCCAGCCGATGGCGATTGGGATAGACATGGTTCAGCAGGTAGCTGTTCATGGATGCGCCTGCATAGAGGGCGATTCGTGAAACGATCCCTGCGGGAATCGCCCCACCGTCGGCCGCGTAGGCAAAGGGGTCGTAGCCCGCGTCTTCCAGGGCTTCCCAGGCGCACTCCAGCATCAGCCGCTGCTGTGGGTCGAGCAGTTCCGCCTCGCGGGGGGTGTAGCCAAAGAAATCGGCATCGAACTGTTCTACGTCGTCCAAAATTGGACTGGCTTTGACGTAATTGGGATGGCGCACCAGATCAGGGTCTATGCCCGTTGCCAGGATTTCTTCATCGCTGAAGAAAGTAATCGACTCCACGCCGTCTTGCAGGTTTTGCCAAAATTCCGCAGGCGAAGCGGCTCCAGGAAAACGACAGGCCAGCCCAATCACCGCGATGTCGTTGTCATTTGAATGTCTGAACTGACGGCGCTGCGACCGCTGCTGGCCCTGCTGCACGACCTTATCTGCCGGAGAACGCGCCAAAAACTGCGCCAGACTGGCGATCGTGGAATGCTGAAACAAGTCAACCGCCGACACCGCATAACCCTGCTGATGAAGCTGGTTTAGCACCTGCATCAGTTGCAGCGAACTGCCCCCCAGTTCAAAAAACTGCTCGTCGGGGGCGATCGCCGTCAGTCCCAGCACCGACTGCCAGATTTCCAACAGCGATCGCTCTA contains:
- a CDS encoding SDR family NAD(P)-dependent oxidoreductase, with the protein product MAFLFTGQGSQYSQMGRSLYDAQPVFRQAIAQCNEILQPLLGLSLPELLYDDAQADRLQQTRYAQPALFAVEYALYELWRSWGVQPDVVLGHSIGEYVAACVAGVFSLADALTLVAHRGRLMQAQPPGAMAAVFASAEAVQSTLQSAGITVAIAALNGPQHTVISGETAQIERAIAHVQQQHFAVKPLPVSHAFHSQMMEPMVDEFRAVASQVPFTSPRLPLISNLTGTVCGEEITTPDYWCQQLRQPVQFAASVEQLHQLGCTIALECGPKPVLVGMGKAIQKAWQNDEKSESKAHSQNRSTEILNGSSESFSNHSKNYTQNHSEIQWITSLSPTQDNWTSLIYSLQQLYCNGVPIDWRGFDQPYIRQRLSLPTYPFQRQRYWLDVQPTSVTLRPRSTSEHPLLGQKIATPRTTLFDTQLRLDALPFLADHRIHGAIAFPGAAYLEMALAAGAKLLPSAPLQLANMVLSQPLVLDEETGAGRSRQRCGAISLQTSLSPNGTGYTVEIHSCCDDGEWTLHAHGTLSGSVAPIPTPNLSQLQQTHTAEIDWAALLDSFPSVDYGPQFHGVKRVWQQAQEFPESVLAYVQIPDSLKPQAEHYKIHPALLDSCFQIVLALAPEHSFPYVPISLDCLQFCNHSSIHLWSYATVTQRTADVLTADVFLFDKQGNPVLAIAGLTAKAVSPQAWGRTPDASRWLYELAWQPASRPALLDSTSAGHWLIFADAQGVAQQLIECLDAAQQTYTVAVSSDRPSALPAAQRVKGDRPDEFLALIQQVLQDNPAIRGVVYLWGLDAAAIADTTAAYAGALHLTQALIQKGIQAPLWLVTQGSQSPNITAETQAAGVAQAPLWGLGRAIALEYPALQCRCLDLEPGAASDAGAALWVEMRSGAADACVAIHGGQRYVAQIQPYTAALLGGDRALQLQIAERGSLDRLTWETVERRSPAADEIELRVLAAGLNFRDVLNALGRYPGEAGPLGLECVGEVVRVGAAVRDVAPGDVVVAIAPGCFSQFVTISARLAVPKPATLTLVEAATLPTAMLTADYALRTIGNLQSGERVLIHAAAGGVGLAAVQLAQQIGAEIFATASPSKWSALQQRGVTRLYSSRSLDFAAEIVRDAGSQPIDLVLNSLTGDFMLKSAALLAPGGRFVEIGKPDPALVWQLRQLRPDVQYTAIDLMQVTTQQPDQIQTMLRRVIAQIEAGQLQPLPHTQFQRDRPIDAFRYMQQAQHIGKVAIEFAKPSFAPRPNSVYVITGGLGGLGLQVAKALIKWGATHLLLLGRTAPSPAIAAELATWEQSGATVATAQLDLADDAAVTNFFQAQRPFADLPIRGVFHAAGVLDDGAIANQTPQRFERVMAAKLRGAWTLHHLSQDWTLDCFVLFSSAASVLGSAGQANYAAANAGLDALAHLRRSLGLPALSINWGPWATVGMAARRADGFQTQGMELLAPKTGVTILKALLSEATPQVAVLPYAKPRVPDSPAPVPAPTWFDELRQLPAGDRPSALAARLQQVVAKLLGCPAASLDPHQGFTDLGLDSLTTIELTHQLQQQVSQPLPNALLYSYPTIATLTEYLLHLLEPNSDSAESSASSTQKNAAANGSKNDSSRETPNSFANRLANDPEAAIAQLTEAEAEALLLRELDRLNP
- a CDS encoding type I polyketide synthase; the protein is MTEASPTKRALLAIQQLQAKLEALEAEKHQPIAIVGMGCRFPGADTPDDFWALLHAGKDAITEIPGDRWNLDQYYSPDPSVPGKMYTRHGGFVPHLYDFDAAFFRIAPREAASLDPQQRLLLEVSWEALEQAGIAPHCLMGQAVGVFVGICGIDYWHQLLQQDPNTIDAYLTTGNTHSTAAGRLSYLLGSTGPSMAIDAACASSLVAVHLACQSLRQRECDLAIVGGVNRILSPEMMVNFCKAKMLSATGRCHSFDASANGFVRSEGCGVVVLKRLDEALGDRNFVQAVILGSATNHDGRSSGLTVPNGLAQQAVIRQALRQSRLEPSQISYLEAHGTGTVLGDSIELEALGQVFGASGTDRAVNRPDPLWIGSVKPNIGHLEAASGIAGLIKVVLALQHQTLPPHLHLHQPNPQINWAQLPLKVPTAPHPLERGRAALPG